One window of Candidatus Omnitrophota bacterium genomic DNA carries:
- a CDS encoding aminodeoxychorismate/anthranilate synthase component II, whose protein sequence is MILMLDNYDSFTYNLVQYLGELGEKLETRRNDKTTVEEIRRLAPRQIVISPGPGGPKDAGISLQLIKELGGEIPILGVCLGHQCISEAFGGRIVRASRIMHGKTSEIRHKGRSLFEGLPEPFAATRYHSLILDKDSVPEALEVTAWTDQGEIMGVQHKSLPIWGVQFHPESILTTVGKDMLRNFLRIADSARCQAPRVIASRR, encoded by the coding sequence ATGATCCTTATGCTCGACAACTACGACAGTTTTACCTACAACCTCGTCCAATATCTGGGCGAGCTCGGGGAGAAGCTCGAAACGCGGCGCAACGACAAAACCACGGTGGAGGAAATCCGGCGCCTGGCCCCCCGGCAGATTGTGATTTCGCCCGGACCGGGCGGGCCCAAAGACGCGGGCATTAGCTTGCAGCTCATCAAAGAGCTGGGAGGCGAGATCCCTATCCTGGGCGTTTGCCTGGGGCACCAGTGTATTTCCGAGGCCTTTGGCGGAAGAATCGTGCGGGCCAGCCGCATCATGCACGGGAAGACTTCGGAAATCCGCCACAAGGGCCGGAGCTTGTTCGAGGGATTGCCCGAGCCTTTTGCGGCCACGCGCTATCACTCCTTGATTTTGGACAAAGACAGTGTGCCTGAGGCACTCGAAGTGACCGCCTGGACGGATCAGGGCGAAATCATGGGCGTGCAGCACAAGAGCCTGCCCATTTGGGGCGTGCAGTTTCATCCCGAGTCCATTCTCACAACAGTGGGGAAGGACATGCTCCGGAATTTTTTGAGGATAGCAGACTCAGCAAGGTGTCAGGCACCACGCGTCATTGCGAGCCGCAGGTGA
- the metG gene encoding methionine--tRNA ligase subunit beta, with protein MPASEPAQPEPKLIPMKKFAKIDLRIAQVLEASFHPDADKLLVLKVDLGEEAPRQLVAGIRSDYGPEALVGRQVVVVANLQPATIRGVESRGMILAVRDTEGIALLAPDRPKALGSRVS; from the coding sequence ATGCCCGCATCTGAGCCGGCGCAGCCTGAGCCAAAGCTCATTCCCATGAAGAAATTTGCCAAAATCGATCTCCGTATCGCCCAAGTGCTGGAGGCCTCCTTCCATCCTGACGCGGACAAGCTCCTGGTCCTCAAAGTGGATTTGGGAGAAGAGGCCCCGCGCCAGCTCGTGGCCGGGATCCGCTCCGACTACGGGCCCGAGGCACTGGTGGGCCGCCAGGTTGTGGTGGTGGCCAATCTTCAGCCCGCCACAATCCGGGGGGTGGAGAGCCGGGGAATGATCCTCGCCGTACGGGACACGGAGGGGATTGCCCTGTTGGCTCCGGACCGGCCCAAAGCGCTGGGCTCCCGGGTTTCCTAA